The genomic DNA CATATAGGGATGAACGGGGAAAGGTAACTGTGCGATTTTTCCAGCTTGTTGAATCTGGTGGTACAGCGAACGCTGCGAGAGGCGTTGTTGTCGCTCGGAGGCAAACAGCCACTCAGTCGTGCGTTGCTCTTGAAGCTGTTGCAGAATATTGATTTCAGCCGGGCACAACTGTTGGAGGTTAACCACGACTCGGGGTTGGTAGGGATTCGGTTGGGTGCGATTGCGAGCTACCCTAAGAACGTTTTCGGCAAAGTTGAGGTCGCGCCACAACAGCCAGCACAATTCAACGGGTTGCAGGGCTTGACAGAACAACAACAGCACCAGTGCTTGATTTCTGATGGGATTGCGAGTTTTGTGGGTAGCAGCAATTAGAGCATCAACTTCTTTTAGATAGAGAAACTCACGGTCGCGGCGCTCGATAAAAGGAATTTTCCTAGGTGGAGGAGGCACAAGCGGTACTTTGCCGAAAAGATTTACAGTAGCCATGATATCGTAGCGAGTGCGATCGCTCTAACTGAGCCAAATAATAATATATTTTGCTGAAAGTTTAATTCAGAAATAGCGTCTGGAGGAGGCATTTCCAGTTTGAAATATTTTCGGCAAAGTTGTAGGAATGGCAACTGATGGTATTGTCAACTTAACTGTCTAGCGGCTTGCTTATTGAGAAAATAGCTAATTTGCAGAGGCTGGAATACTGATTATTTCGTGACTCCAGAGGCACTTATTCTCAATAAACAGGGCTAAATTGAGTTAAGTTGACAATACCCAACAGAGTAATACACGCTTGTTCTTCTGCTTGAGGGGGTCGTTTGCTCACATCACTGCCCGTGTATCCTGGCAACGTTGAGAACAACTCACTATTGAATGTTCCAAATGGTCGTTCTACAATGCCACCATCTGACGGTTTACGACGCAAGCAGCAAACTATTCCTAATTCGGTTGTCACTTGTTCTAGGTGCTGCGATTTGAAATCCTTTCCGGCATCGGTGTACAAGTACTGTGGAATACCATAAGTACCCCAGCTTTGCTGCAATTCATAAGCTCCAGTATATTGTTTGGGCAGAATTGCATGGCGTAAGGCAAGACAGACTACTTCAGCACTGGGGGCATCAAAGCCTAAGTGGATACCTACTACGCAGCGCGAATATGTATCAATTACAGTAGTTAGCCAAGGTCTACCCAGTATTTCTCCTGATTGGTCTACGACCAAGACATCTACTTTGGTATGGTCGCATTGCCAGACCTGATTACTCCATTCGACAGCAATTTCCAGTCCTTCACGGGTTTTGACAATCAGGCTCGACCCTTTCCATCCGAGCGATCGCACTCGTTGTTTTCGCTCACGCTTATCTATCTGTGGCTGCAACAACCGATACACGGTCATATGGCTAGGATAATCATCAATACCAAGTTCTTGCGCCTGTACTTTCACTCGTACTGCCACCTGTGCTCGGCTCATACGCCGCCCACCCCGGTTTCCCTCACGATAGGTTTTGAGAATAAAGTCGTGCCAAAAGGCACTTGTTTGCACTTGACCATAATCTCGTCGTCGTTGGCGATACAGTCCAGCCACACCCTGCTTGTGCCAAGCTTGCACTAATCTTTGCAAACTACGAACACTGATGCCTAGTTTCAAAGCTGCTTGTTGTTGTACTTGTCCATAATGTTCTGAGCCTTGAGCTGCCAACAACTGTTGAATCACTTCGATTCGCTGCTGCACTTCAAAGGGCAATGCTTGTTGATGTTCACTCTGTTTGGCGCAAACACCGGTCT from Chroococcidiopsis sp. CCMEE 29 includes the following:
- a CDS encoding tyrosine-type recombinase/integrase; translated protein: MATVNLFGKVPLVPPPPRKIPFIERRDREFLYLKEVDALIAATHKTRNPIRNQALVLLLFCQALQPVELCWLLWRDLNFAENVLRVARNRTQPNPYQPRVVVNLQQLCPAEINILQQLQEQRTTEWLFASERQQRLSQRSLYHQIQQAGKIAQLPFPVHPYMLRRSGFYYRAALLLAGLGLSLRQCCLLWNWHGTNIPFSVEKEQEYRAISSMQESAFLIALERMKAFTGIKLYENVIDYLLGGFLLFPNLQGIPRDYWLSPSNWG
- a CDS encoding DDE-type integrase/transposase/recombinase, which codes for MKMSKQLKRGEAKLKTQKTGVCAKQSEHQQALPFEVQQRIEVIQQLLAAQGSEHYGQVQQQAALKLGISVRSLQRLVQAWHKQGVAGLYRQRRRDYGQVQTSAFWHDFILKTYREGNRGGRRMSRAQVAVRVKVQAQELGIDDYPSHMTVYRLLQPQIDKRERKQRVRSLGWKGSSLIVKTREGLEIAVEWSNQVWQCDHTKVDVLVVDQSGEILGRPWLTTVIDTYSRCVVGIHLGFDAPSAEVVCLALRHAILPKQYTGAYELQQSWGTYGIPQYLYTDAGKDFKSQHLEQVTTELGIVCCLRRKPSDGGIVERPFGTFNSELFSTLPGYTGSDVSKRPPQAEEQACITLLGIVNLTQFSPVY